The genomic segment CGAGAGCCTCAGGCAGCTCCCTCATGCTTCGACGGCTGCCGACAGCTCCGGTGGGAGCGGGGGAGCGGTGCCGCGCCACGAGCGGTTGCGGCGCCAGTACATGTAGGCGAACGCCCCGAAGAGGATCGGCAGCACATACGTGAGCGCCCGGAACAGCAGCACCGCGGCGACGACCGTTGCCGAGTCGCCTCCCGCTCTGGTGAGCCCGGCGATGAGAGCCAACTCGATCACGCCGACTCCGCCCGGCGTGAGCGGGATCGCCGTGAGGAGACGGGCAAATGCGAAGATCGCCAGTACCTGCGCCCACCCGACCTCCGCGTCGGACACCCCCATGACACGCAAGGCCGTCACGAGAACGGCGTAGAGGGCGGCGTGGCTGGCGATCGTCGACACCGTGAGCGACACCCACCGCAGCCGGACGAGGCCGACGACCCGGTTGCGGAACTTGACGACGGCGCGGTCCCATCCGGTGACCGGGCCGCGCCCGAACGCCCGGAGGAGGGAGGACGCCCAGCGGCCCGCCCCGGTGCCGACCTTGGCGGCGAAGGCCTCGTTGCGCAAGATCAAGGCGAACACGACGATCGCACCGACGAGCCCGGCGAGCCCGGCGAGGGCGGCGAGCAGCTTCCCCCCGCCCGGCTGACCGTGGAGGGCGAGGATGGCAAGGGCAAGGATCGGTGTCCCGAGCTTGACGAAGTTGTTCCAGATGCCGGTGATGACGATCGAGACCGTCGCCCGCGATCGCGAGAAACCCCACGAAGACAGGATCGAGTACGTGAGCCCGAGGGCGATCCCTCCGCCTGCCGGCACCGAGTTGGCGATGGCCGTCGTCGATTGCGTGAGCACCGAGGCCTGGACGAAGCCGAGCCCGGGAGTCGCGATGACGAGCACCACCCAGTAGCTGAGGAGGTTGACGACCGTGATCAGCGCCAGGAAGGCGTTCTCGCGCCAGGTGAGCGTCCGCACGGCGGCCCACACCTCGGAGACGTCGGCCACCTGCTTGAAGACGTACCAGAAGATCGCGACGAGAACTACGAGCGACACGGCGACCTGGATCAGCTTCCTCACAAGCGACGAACTGCGCTCAGGCGCGGCCGGCAGGTCGTCGAGCGGGACGGTGGCGTCGGTGTTCATCGAGCCCATCGGCGGCAGGCTACGCCGAAACGCCGCCCGCCGTTCCATCGCACATCGCAGTGCCCACCTACACTCCACGCACCTGGGACGAGGGCTCCGCAGCGAGGAGTCGATGCCGATCCTTCGGTCTTCCGTCCTCGAGATGAAGTGTCTACCGGCCCGGTGGGTGAACATGTCCGGCGAGCATCCACGGCGTCCGTCGCCTCTGGCGTACACCGCCGGGGCCCTGATCGGCGCGGCGATCGGCTACGCCGTTCCCGTGCTCGTCGCCTTCGTCGTGGTGCGCCTCGGGAATGCTCTCGGTTGGTTCGCGGAGGGGAGCTTCACGGACCTCGGCATCGCTGCCATCGCCCTCGTCTTCGTCGGGCCGCTGTGCGCCGGCGTCGGGGGAGTCCTCGGCGCCGTCGTCGCCAAGCGCCGGGCCGCCGGTGCGGCGCCGGGATGAGCCCCCCCTCTAGCGTCGATCGGCACGCTGAAGTGCTGTTCCCACCCATGGTCACCGAGGACTACGGTTGGTGACCGAGGGCGCGAAAGGCCGCGTCCCCAAGAGAAAGGGACGCGCATATGGCCAGAAGGCTGGCAACACTCGTCGCGGCGGTAGCCGTGGCTCTCACGGCATCGGTGGCTCCAGCCGGGGCGATCACGAACGGCACAGTGGACACGGACAACGACTATCCCTATGTCGGGATGGTCACCGATTTTGCCTTCCTGTGCTCAGGAGCGGCCATATCGCCGACCATCTACGTGACGGCGGCGCACTGCTTCGACGATCCAGTGAACCCGACGCACGATCCGGTACCGGTGGCAGTGACGTTCAGTGTCGACGCGCTCACCGCACTGTTCGTCACCGGCGACTTCGTCACAGGCACGTGGCATCCGGATCCGCAGTGGTGCACGGCATGCGGACCGGGACTCCCGGGATTCGACACGCACGACGTCGCCGTGGTCGTGCTCGATGAGCCGGTCGACCTGCCCCGCTATGCGAACTTGCCGGACGAGGGGCTGGCAGATGGGCTCGCCAATCATGCGGCCGTGACCAATGTCGGCTACGGGGTGAACGACTTCAACAGGGGAGGCGGCCCACCGGGCGCCGTCTTCGACGGGCTGCGGCGCATCGCCCCCGCCGAGGTGGTGGCGAGCAACCACGTCCACTCGGCGGAGTACCTCAAGTTCACGCTCAACGGCTCGCAGGGCAAGGGCGGAACCTGCTTCGGCGACTCGGGGGGACCGAACCTTCTCGGCAACTCGGACACGATCCTCTCGGTCAACTCGTACGTGACGAACGGGAACTGCGCCGGCGTCGGGTATTCGAACCGCATCGATGTCGGGTACGCGTTGGACTTCATCAACTCGTTCTGACCACGGTGGGGAAGCGAGCGGGGAGCCCCCGACGGCGGGGCTCCCCGCCTCGCACTCACGCGATGGCGGCGCGCACGTCGGCAAGCCGCTCGTAGGAACCCATCACCGCCTCGTGGTCGTCGGCGATGTGCCGGACGAGCACGTCTGTGTAGCCGACGTCGCCGAAAGCGCCGAGCCGCGTGGCCACCTCGTCTGTCGTGCCGTGCACCAGGACGGCTGGATCCATGCCGCGGTACCCGCGGCGGACGGCCTCGTCCACGACCGAGCGCCCCTGCTGGGACGTCGCCGCGACGTGGATGTCCCTCCTGAGCGCCACGACGCCAGGGTCCGAGCGGTGATGCTCGCAGCGCTCCAGGTAGAGGGCCGCCAACCCGGCGGCTTCTTCCTCGCCGAGCTCCGGGCCGGCGATCCAGCCGTCGCCGAGCCGGGCGGCTCGGTCGATCGCCGCCGGGGAGTGCCCGCCTATCCACACCGTCACGGGCGACTCGGGTGCCCGGCCGATGGATGCAGACGAGATTCCCAGCGTCTCCGAGCTCACCGTCTCGCCCCGCAGGAGCGCCTGGATGACCGGGAGGGCAGCCTCGAACACCCTGCCCCGAGTCGCCGGCCTGGCACCCATGGCGCCGAACTGGTCTTCGCCGTCACCGACCGCACATTGCATGACGAATGGTCCCGGAGCGATCGCAGCGAGTGTGCTCACCTGCTCGGCGACGAGCACGGGGTTCCACAGGGGGAGGAGGTAGAGCGCCCCTGCCGGTCGATCGTGCCACTCGGCGAGCATGCGTCCCAGGATCGGCGAGTTCTGGAGATAACCGGTGGCGCGGGAGTGGTGGTCGCCGACGAAGAGCGAGTCGAGGCCGGCGAGGCGCGCTGCTCGCGCCCGGGCGATCATCGAGCGCGCTCCGGCCCGTGCGTCGCCGAACGAGCTCCTCACGGACACGCCGAGGCGCACGCTCAGCCTGTCGCGAGCGTCATTCGCGCCAGCTCATGAGCTTGGTCCCGTACATCTCGCCGAGCGGGTCGGCGATCAGCTCGAGCCGCACTCCGTCCGGATCGC from the Acidimicrobiia bacterium genome contains:
- a CDS encoding trypsin-like serine protease, producing the protein MARRLATLVAAVAVALTASVAPAGAITNGTVDTDNDYPYVGMVTDFAFLCSGAAISPTIYVTAAHCFDDPVNPTHDPVPVAVTFSVDALTALFVTGDFVTGTWHPDPQWCTACGPGLPGFDTHDVAVVVLDEPVDLPRYANLPDEGLADGLANHAAVTNVGYGVNDFNRGGGPPGAVFDGLRRIAPAEVVASNHVHSAEYLKFTLNGSQGKGGTCFGDSGGPNLLGNSDTILSVNSYVTNGNCAGVGYSNRIDVGYALDFINSF
- a CDS encoding YbhN family protein codes for the protein MGSMNTDATVPLDDLPAAPERSSSLVRKLIQVAVSLVVLVAIFWYVFKQVADVSEVWAAVRTLTWRENAFLALITVVNLLSYWVVLVIATPGLGFVQASVLTQSTTAIANSVPAGGGIALGLTYSILSSWGFSRSRATVSIVITGIWNNFVKLGTPILALAILALHGQPGGGKLLAALAGLAGLVGAIVVFALILRNEAFAAKVGTGAGRWASSLLRAFGRGPVTGWDRAVVKFRNRVVGLVRLRWVSLTVSTIASHAALYAVLVTALRVMGVSDAEVGWAQVLAIFAFARLLTAIPLTPGGVGVIELALIAGLTRAGGDSATVVAAVLLFRALTYVLPILFGAFAYMYWRRNRSWRGTAPPLPPELSAAVEA
- a CDS encoding LLM class flavin-dependent oxidoreductase, which produces MRLGVSVRSSFGDARAGARSMIARARAARLAGLDSLFVGDHHSRATGYLQNSPILGRMLAEWHDRPAGALYLLPLWNPVLVAEQVSTLAAIAPGPFVMQCAVGDGEDQFGAMGARPATRGRVFEAALPVIQALLRGETVSSETLGISSASIGRAPESPVTVWIGGHSPAAIDRAARLGDGWIAGPELGEEEAAGLAALYLERCEHHRSDPGVVALRRDIHVAATSQQGRSVVDEAVRRGYRGMDPAVLVHGTTDEVATRLGAFGDVGYTDVLVRHIADDHEAVMGSYERLADVRAAIA